A single region of the Microcella sp. genome encodes:
- the carB gene encoding carbamoyl-phosphate synthase large subunit, translating to MPKRDDITSVLVIGSGPIVIGQAAEFDYSGTQACRVLRAEGIRVILVNSNPATIMTDPDFADATYIEPITPAVIEAIIAKEKPDAVLPTLGGQTALNAAIALHEQGILAKYDVELIGASFDSIHKAEDRQLFKQLVLDAGADVARSHIAHTVAEAVDFAEDLGYPLVIRPSFTMGGLGSGFAHDREQLVRMVTDGLHQSPTTEVLLEESILGWKEYELELMRDKADNTVVVCSIENVDPVGVHTGDSITVAPALTLTDREYQNLRDIGIRIIRDVGVDTGGCNVQFAVDPATGRVIVIEMNPRVSRSSALASKATGFPIAKIAAKLAIGYRLDEIPNDITRVTPASFEPTLDYVVVKVPRFAFEKFPGADSELTTTMKSVGEAMAIGRNYSTALQKALRSLEKRGSSFHWQGEPGDKTELVALASTPTDGRIVTVQQALRAGATIDELFVATGIDPWFLDQIALINEVAHEISAASALTADVLRHAKDHGFSDAQIGQLRGLDEAAVRAQRWSGGVRPVFKTVDTCAGEFPALTPYHYSSYDDETEVAASDARKVVILGSGPNRIGQGIEFDYSCVHASFALRDAGLETIMINCNPETVSTDYDTSDRLYFEPLTLEDVLEVIHAESQSGEVLGVIVQLGGQTALGLAHGLEQAGVPILGTSPSAIDLAEERGLFSDILSAAGLRAPRNGTAIDVGSAVEVAEGIGYPVLVRPSFVLGGRGMEIVYDSPSLVDYFDRVRDQAIIGPGQPLLVDRFLDDAVEIDVDALYDGERLYVGGVMEHIEEAGVHSGDSACTLPPVTLGRDVINRVREATESIAAGIGVRGLINVQFAIGAGVLYVLEANPRASRTVPFVSKALGIPLAKAASLIMVGHSIDALIAEGLLPEHDGSRVPIDAPVSVKEAVLPFKRFRTREGVIVDSVLGPEMRSTGEVMGIDRDFPRAFAKSQDAAYGGLPQSGVVFVSVADRDKRSIVLPVLRLSQLGFEIWATGGTAEVLSRYGIAARQVRKHGDAPAAEGDDPSIVDLINAGEVDVVINTPSGRTARADGAEIRTATVAADKPLFTTIAQVGAAVASLDFADQPLTVTSLQDYALERAGRA from the coding sequence ATGCCCAAGCGCGACGACATCACCAGTGTGCTGGTCATCGGCTCAGGGCCGATCGTCATCGGCCAGGCGGCCGAATTCGACTATTCGGGAACACAGGCGTGCCGCGTGCTGCGCGCGGAGGGCATCCGGGTCATTCTCGTCAATTCGAACCCCGCCACGATCATGACCGACCCCGATTTCGCTGACGCGACCTACATCGAGCCCATCACGCCCGCCGTGATCGAAGCGATCATCGCGAAAGAGAAGCCGGATGCCGTGCTGCCGACCCTCGGAGGCCAGACGGCGCTCAACGCGGCCATCGCGCTGCACGAGCAGGGCATTCTCGCGAAGTACGACGTCGAACTCATCGGCGCATCGTTCGATTCCATCCACAAGGCAGAAGACCGGCAGCTGTTCAAGCAGCTCGTGCTCGACGCAGGAGCCGACGTGGCCCGCAGCCACATCGCGCACACGGTGGCCGAAGCCGTCGACTTCGCCGAAGACCTCGGCTACCCCCTCGTGATTCGCCCCTCGTTCACGATGGGGGGGCTCGGCTCGGGGTTCGCGCACGATCGCGAGCAGCTCGTCAGAATGGTGACAGACGGTCTGCACCAGTCGCCGACCACCGAGGTGCTGCTCGAAGAGTCGATTCTCGGCTGGAAAGAGTACGAGCTCGAGCTCATGCGCGACAAGGCAGACAACACCGTGGTGGTCTGCTCGATCGAGAACGTCGACCCCGTCGGCGTGCACACGGGCGACTCGATCACGGTGGCCCCTGCCCTGACCCTCACCGATCGCGAGTATCAGAACCTGCGCGACATCGGCATTCGCATCATCCGCGACGTGGGCGTCGACACCGGAGGCTGCAACGTGCAGTTCGCGGTCGACCCCGCCACAGGTCGGGTCATCGTCATCGAGATGAACCCGCGAGTGTCGCGATCGAGCGCTCTCGCCTCGAAGGCCACGGGCTTTCCGATCGCGAAGATCGCGGCGAAGCTCGCGATCGGCTACCGGCTCGACGAGATTCCGAACGACATCACCCGGGTGACGCCCGCGAGCTTCGAGCCGACGCTCGACTACGTCGTCGTGAAGGTGCCGCGATTCGCGTTCGAGAAGTTTCCGGGTGCCGACTCTGAGCTGACGACGACCATGAAGTCTGTCGGCGAGGCGATGGCGATCGGCCGCAACTACTCGACGGCGCTGCAGAAGGCGCTGCGCAGTCTTGAGAAGCGCGGCAGCAGCTTCCACTGGCAGGGCGAACCCGGTGACAAGACCGAGTTGGTGGCTCTCGCCTCGACGCCCACCGACGGCCGCATCGTGACCGTGCAGCAGGCGCTGCGCGCGGGGGCGACGATCGACGAGCTGTTCGTCGCCACCGGCATCGACCCCTGGTTTCTCGACCAGATCGCTCTGATCAACGAGGTTGCTCACGAGATCTCGGCGGCGAGTGCGCTCACGGCAGACGTGCTGCGCCACGCGAAAGACCACGGCTTCAGCGACGCGCAGATCGGACAGCTGCGCGGGCTCGATGAGGCCGCCGTGCGAGCGCAGCGCTGGTCGGGGGGAGTGCGACCGGTGTTCAAGACGGTCGACACCTGCGCAGGAGAGTTTCCGGCGCTCACGCCGTACCACTACTCGAGCTATGACGACGAGACCGAGGTCGCGGCGAGCGATGCGCGCAAGGTCGTCATTCTGGGCTCGGGGCCCAACCGCATCGGCCAGGGAATCGAGTTCGACTACAGCTGCGTGCACGCGAGTTTCGCCCTGCGCGACGCGGGTCTCGAGACCATCATGATCAACTGCAACCCCGAGACGGTGTCGACCGACTACGACACGAGCGACCGCCTGTACTTCGAGCCGCTGACGCTCGAAGACGTGCTCGAGGTCATCCACGCAGAGTCGCAGTCTGGCGAGGTGCTCGGCGTGATCGTGCAGCTCGGCGGGCAGACCGCCCTCGGTCTGGCCCACGGTCTCGAGCAGGCGGGGGTGCCCATTCTCGGCACGAGCCCGAGCGCCATCGACCTCGCCGAAGAGCGCGGCCTGTTCTCAGACATCTTGAGCGCGGCTGGCCTGCGAGCTCCCCGCAACGGCACTGCCATCGACGTCGGAAGCGCCGTCGAGGTCGCCGAAGGCATTGGCTACCCCGTGCTCGTGCGACCCAGTTTCGTGCTGGGCGGTCGCGGCATGGAGATCGTCTACGACAGCCCGTCTCTCGTCGACTACTTCGATCGCGTGCGCGATCAGGCGATCATCGGCCCCGGCCAGCCCCTGCTCGTCGACCGCTTCCTCGACGACGCGGTCGAGATCGACGTCGACGCTCTCTACGACGGCGAGCGCCTCTATGTGGGCGGCGTCATGGAGCACATCGAAGAGGCGGGCGTTCACTCGGGAGACTCGGCGTGCACGCTGCCCCCGGTGACTCTGGGGCGCGACGTCATCAACCGGGTGCGAGAGGCCACCGAGAGCATCGCAGCCGGCATCGGAGTTCGGGGCCTCATCAACGTGCAGTTCGCGATCGGTGCTGGCGTGCTTTACGTGCTCGAGGCGAACCCGCGCGCTTCGCGCACTGTGCCCTTCGTGTCGAAGGCGCTCGGCATTCCGCTCGCCAAGGCGGCCTCGCTCATCATGGTCGGCCACAGCATCGACGCGCTCATCGCTGAGGGGCTCTTGCCCGAGCACGACGGGTCGCGCGTGCCGATCGATGCGCCCGTCTCGGTGAAAGAGGCTGTGCTGCCGTTCAAGCGGTTCCGCACGCGCGAGGGCGTCATCGTCGATTCGGTGCTCGGGCCCGAGATGCGCTCGACCGGAGAGGTCATGGGAATCGACCGCGATTTTCCGCGAGCGTTCGCGAAGAGTCAGGATGCCGCCTACGGCGGACTGCCCCAGAGCGGCGTGGTGTTCGTCTCGGTCGCCGACCGCGACAAGCGCAGCATCGTGCTGCCCGTGCTGCGTCTCAGCCAGCTCGGGTTCGAGATCTGGGCGACGGGCGGAACCGCCGAAGTGCTGTCGCGCTACGGCATCGCCGCGCGTCAGGTTCGCAAGCACGGCGACGCTCCGGCCGCTGAGGGCGACGACCCGTCGATCGTCGATCTCATCAACGCCGGTGAGGTCGATGTCGTCATCAACACACCGAGCGGCCGCACTGCGCGCGCCGACGGTGCCGAGATTCGCACGGCCACCGTGGCTGCCGACAAGCCCTTGTTCACGACGATCGCCCAGGTCGGGGCCGCTGTCGCCTCGCTCGATTTCGCCGATCAGCCGCTCACCGTGACGAGCCTGCAAGATTACGCGCTCGAGCGCGCGGGGCGCGCATGA
- the pyrF gene encoding orotidine-5'-phosphate decarboxylase — protein MTHFGDRLRSVVDAHGRLCLGIDPHDSLLLQWGLEVDAAGARELSLRALEAAHGRVGIVKPQVAFFERFGAAGYTVLEEVIRTARGEGLLVIADVKRGDIGSTAAAYGEAWLSPSSPLEADAMTAVAYQGLGSLDPVIELAIEHGKGVFVLTATSNPEGRGVQQSVGDSGRSVAGQLARDVAVRNASARGWGSLGVVIGATEPIASSGIDPVLLQHTPVLGPGFGHQGTRLAQLRDVYGVAESSVIPTVTRSVLSAGPDGVAAALDAHRSELESA, from the coding sequence ATGACCCACTTCGGTGACCGGCTTCGCTCTGTGGTGGATGCCCACGGCAGGTTGTGCTTGGGCATCGACCCGCACGACTCGCTGCTGCTGCAGTGGGGGCTCGAGGTCGACGCCGCCGGAGCCCGCGAGCTGTCGCTGCGGGCACTGGAGGCGGCGCACGGCCGAGTCGGCATCGTGAAGCCGCAGGTGGCGTTCTTCGAGCGCTTCGGCGCAGCCGGCTACACCGTGCTCGAAGAGGTCATCCGCACGGCGCGTGGTGAGGGACTGCTGGTGATTGCCGACGTGAAGCGCGGCGATATCGGATCGACGGCGGCGGCCTATGGTGAGGCCTGGCTCTCGCCGAGCTCGCCGCTCGAGGCAGACGCGATGACGGCCGTCGCCTACCAGGGTCTCGGGTCTCTCGACCCGGTCATCGAGCTGGCCATCGAGCACGGCAAGGGCGTGTTCGTGCTCACCGCCACCTCGAACCCCGAGGGGCGGGGCGTGCAGCAATCGGTGGGCGACTCGGGGCGCTCGGTGGCGGGCCAGTTGGCGCGAGACGTCGCCGTGCGCAACGCGAGTGCGCGAGGGTGGGGTTCTCTCGGCGTCGTGATCGGCGCCACCGAGCCGATCGCATCGAGCGGCATCGACCCCGTTCTTCTGCAGCACACTCCCGTTCTCGGCCCCGGATTCGGGCATCAGGGAACCCGCCTCGCGCAGCTGCGCGATGTCTACGGGGTCGCCGAGAGCTCGGTGATTCCGACCGTCACCCGCAGTGTGCTCTCGGCCGGGCCCGACGGCGTCGCGGCCGCTCTCGACGCCCACCGATCAGAACTCGAGTCAGCATGA
- the gmk gene encoding guanylate kinase translates to MSTPMPEVDRVAASRAAVAARRARAAVKQAVSTGARSASDVAESSWRDATGPEAGLRVAELLGALRGFGPARVSQLLERLQIAPVKKLGGLGVKQRGRLLEWLHEHESVVRRGRLIVLAGPTAVGKGTVSSYIRDHHPTVLLSVSATTRAPRPGERDGVHYYFVDDSRFDEMIANGELLEWAVVHNASRYGTPKAPVVAALDEGRSVLLEIDLQGARRVRATMPEAVLVFLLPPSWEELVRRLTGRGTESAEEQARRLATARVELAAQDEFDELIVNDDVSRAAQEVVDLLAVPSGAARVTERAGSGAMTRPAVTNRRAERERDTHG, encoded by the coding sequence ATGAGCACGCCGATGCCCGAGGTCGACAGAGTCGCGGCGTCTCGGGCCGCGGTGGCGGCGCGCCGAGCTCGCGCTGCCGTGAAGCAGGCCGTCAGCACGGGGGCCCGCAGCGCGAGTGATGTCGCCGAGAGCTCCTGGCGAGACGCGACCGGCCCCGAGGCCGGCCTGCGCGTCGCCGAACTGCTCGGCGCCCTGCGGGGCTTCGGGCCCGCTCGGGTCTCGCAGCTGCTCGAACGCCTGCAGATCGCTCCGGTCAAGAAGCTCGGAGGGCTCGGGGTCAAGCAGCGCGGTCGACTGCTCGAATGGCTTCACGAGCATGAATCGGTGGTGCGACGTGGGCGCCTCATCGTGCTCGCAGGCCCCACGGCGGTCGGCAAGGGAACCGTGTCGTCGTACATTCGCGACCACCATCCGACCGTGCTGCTGAGCGTGTCGGCCACGACTCGCGCACCGAGGCCGGGCGAGCGCGACGGCGTGCACTACTACTTCGTCGACGACAGCCGATTCGACGAGATGATCGCCAACGGAGAGCTGCTCGAGTGGGCCGTCGTCCACAACGCCTCGCGGTACGGCACCCCGAAGGCTCCCGTGGTCGCGGCGCTCGACGAGGGCCGAAGCGTGCTGCTCGAGATCGACCTGCAGGGCGCGCGTCGAGTGCGCGCGACCATGCCGGAGGCCGTTCTGGTGTTTCTGCTGCCGCCGAGCTGGGAAGAACTGGTGCGTCGCTTGACCGGTCGCGGCACCGAATCGGCAGAAGAGCAGGCCCGCAGACTCGCGACGGCCCGGGTCGAGCTCGCCGCCCAAGACGAGTTCGACGAACTCATCGTCAATGACGATGTGAGCCGTGCCGCTCAAGAGGTCGTAGACTTGCTCGCAGTGCCCAGCGGTGCAGCGCGCGTCACAGAGCGCGCCGGCTCGGGTGCGATGACCCGCCCCGCGGTCACGAACCGACGGGCAGAACGAGAGCGAGACACTCATGGCTGA
- the rpoZ gene encoding DNA-directed RNA polymerase subunit omega, translating into MADKNSGIIEPPIDELLSKVDSKYELVIFASKRARQINDYYADLHEGSLFDNVGPLVDSTVDDKPLSVALHEINDDKLVLTRVTD; encoded by the coding sequence ATGGCTGACAAGAATTCCGGCATCATCGAACCGCCGATCGACGAACTGCTGTCGAAGGTCGACTCGAAGTACGAGCTCGTCATCTTCGCCTCGAAGCGCGCTCGTCAGATCAACGACTACTACGCAGACCTGCACGAAGGCAGCCTGTTCGACAACGTCGGGCCCCTCGTCGACTCGACGGTCGACGACAAGCCCCTGTCGGTAGCGCTGCACGAGATCAACGACGACAAGCTCGTTCTCACCCGCGTGACCGACTGA
- the coaBC gene encoding bifunctional phosphopantothenoylcysteine decarboxylase/phosphopantothenate--cysteine ligase CoaBC yields MTVVVGITGGIAAYKAVGVVRGLVLHGHDVHVVATEAALRFVGRPTLEAISRNTVHTDLYDGVAEVRHVALGQRADLIVVAPATAHTIASLAAGLAGDLLGTTVLASRAPLVVAPAMHTEMWTHASTVANVATLRSRGVVVVGPASGQLTGDDTGQGRMAEADEIIAHALAAAGPKDLRGRRFVVSAGGTREPIDPVRFIGNRSSGRQGVALASAAAERGASVVLVAAHLDVEVPSTVTLVEVQTAAELHSAMVEHAGQADTVIMAAAVADFRPAEVAEAKIKKTVETTGLVLELERTPDVLAGLSEHRRPGQRIIGFAAETERDDEAMLRVAGEKARRKGVDLLVVNRVGWNEGFGATTNSVIMVDGDGSVVSRAEGDKVSVAHRILDLLR; encoded by the coding sequence CTGACGGTCGTCGTCGGCATCACCGGAGGCATCGCCGCCTACAAGGCGGTCGGCGTCGTGCGCGGTCTCGTGCTGCACGGTCATGACGTGCACGTCGTCGCCACCGAGGCTGCGCTGCGCTTCGTCGGCCGGCCCACGCTCGAGGCGATCAGCCGCAACACCGTGCACACCGATCTCTACGACGGCGTCGCAGAAGTGCGGCACGTCGCGCTCGGCCAGCGCGCCGACCTCATCGTGGTCGCCCCGGCGACCGCCCACACCATCGCCTCGCTCGCGGCGGGCCTCGCCGGCGACCTGCTCGGCACGACCGTGCTCGCGAGCAGAGCTCCCCTCGTGGTCGCTCCGGCGATGCACACCGAGATGTGGACCCATGCCTCGACGGTCGCCAACGTGGCCACCCTGCGGTCGCGCGGAGTCGTCGTCGTCGGCCCCGCCAGCGGCCAGCTCACCGGTGACGACACCGGTCAAGGTCGCATGGCAGAGGCAGATGAGATCATCGCGCACGCTCTCGCCGCCGCGGGGCCGAAAGACCTTCGCGGTCGGCGGTTCGTGGTGTCGGCGGGAGGAACCCGCGAACCGATCGACCCGGTGCGCTTCATCGGCAATCGCTCGAGCGGACGCCAGGGAGTAGCCCTCGCCTCGGCGGCCGCCGAACGCGGGGCGAGCGTCGTGCTCGTGGCCGCTCATCTCGACGTCGAGGTGCCATCGACGGTCACGCTCGTCGAGGTGCAGACCGCAGCAGAGCTCCACTCGGCCATGGTCGAGCATGCGGGCCAGGCCGACACCGTCATCATGGCGGCCGCCGTCGCCGACTTCAGGCCTGCCGAGGTCGCCGAGGCGAAGATCAAGAAGACTGTCGAGACGACCGGTCTCGTCCTCGAGCTCGAGCGCACACCTGATGTGCTCGCGGGGCTCAGCGAGCACCGTCGACCTGGCCAGCGCATCATCGGCTTCGCCGCCGAGACCGAGCGTGATGACGAGGCGATGCTGCGCGTCGCGGGCGAGAAGGCGCGCCGAAAGGGCGTCGACCTGCTCGTCGTCAATCGAGTCGGGTGGAACGAAGGCTTCGGCGCGACGACCAACAGCGTCATCATGGTCGACGGTGACGGTAGCGTGGTGAGTCGAGCCGAGGGCGACAAGGTGTCAGTGGCCCACCGTATTCTCGATCTTCTCCGCTGA